A single window of Sphingobacteriales bacterium DNA harbors:
- a CDS encoding WbqC family protein, with protein sequence MDNILTTEPLYLAPISAYKIYANTENTYFDITQQYPKTSFTNRTYILAANGALRVSIPLIHQGIEHRKYADIKISYAEKWQKDHWTSIISAYRRSPFFEFYEDDLKQFYQSEYEYLYQLNIALHNWINQKIDLKKLEIKKQNEQKYQSIIIDKEQTCEPYLQVFSDRFEFQNNLSIIDLLFNLGSKASKNYLLS encoded by the coding sequence ATGGATAATATTTTAACAACAGAACCTTTATACCTTGCACCAATTTCGGCATACAAAATATATGCAAACACAGAAAATACATACTTTGATATTACTCAACAGTATCCCAAAACATCATTCACAAACAGAACATATATTCTCGCTGCAAATGGTGCGCTAAGAGTGAGTATTCCACTAATTCATCAAGGAATTGAACATAGAAAATATGCTGATATTAAAATTTCTTATGCTGAAAAATGGCAAAAAGACCATTGGACTAGTATTATTTCAGCTTATAGACGTTCACCATTTTTTGAATTTTATGAAGATGATTTAAAACAATTTTATCAATCTGAGTATGAGTATTTGTATCAGCTCAACATTGCATTGCACAATTGGATTAACCAAAAAATTGATTTAAAGAAATTAGAAATCAAAAAGCAAAATGAACAAAAATATCAATCCATCATCATCGATAAAGAACAAACTTGTGAACCTTATCTTCAAGTTTTTTCTGATAGGTTTGAGTTTCAAAACAACTTAAGTATTATAGATTTACTTTTTAATCTTGGTAGCAAAGCATCCAAAAATTATCTATTATCATAA
- a CDS encoding lysophospholipid acyltransferase family protein — MIKKILTKVLIFILILFSKTPSFFLNLLKYFIYILLYRIINYRLDVVRVNLFSAFPDKSSFELQYIEQNFYKNLSNIIVQNIQSISFSKDELKSKIWLHHQAKLDLMNAEKLNKNIFVVTAHYGNWEYAVLLTSLETKLQTYGIYKQLNNETFDKFIKQNRGRFGLKLIDTNDIKENISSYNSTNSIFCFIADQTPVNVDKSYMTKFLRVPETPFYKGFAELAKTSNATVFYASIQNIDAQHYEIKFERITDDASQSTVDEMLSKYVEYLEKDIIVKPEFWLWTHKRWKRAGLKYKN, encoded by the coding sequence ATGATAAAAAAAATATTGACAAAAGTACTCATTTTTATTTTGATTCTATTTTCCAAGACTCCAAGTTTTTTTCTAAATCTATTGAAATATTTTATTTATATATTATTATATAGAATAATAAATTATAGACTTGATGTAGTTCGCGTAAATCTTTTTTCAGCATTTCCAGATAAGTCCAGTTTTGAATTACAATATATAGAACAGAATTTTTACAAAAATTTATCAAATATCATTGTTCAAAACATACAATCTATTTCATTTTCTAAAGATGAATTGAAAAGTAAAATTTGGCTACATCATCAAGCAAAGTTAGATTTGATGAATGCAGAAAAACTAAATAAAAATATTTTTGTGGTTACAGCACATTATGGAAATTGGGAATATGCCGTATTGTTGACAAGCTTAGAAACAAAACTACAAACGTATGGTATTTACAAACAATTAAATAATGAAACATTTGATAAATTTATTAAACAAAATAGAGGCAGATTTGGATTGAAATTAATTGATACGAATGACATCAAAGAAAATATAAGTAGCTATAATTCTACGAATAGTATTTTCTGTTTTATTGCAGATCAAACTCCAGTAAATGTTGATAAATCTTACATGACAAAATTCTTAAGAGTTCCAGAAACACCATTTTACAAAGGCTTTGCAGAGTTAGCAAAAACATCTAATGCAACTGTGTTTTATGCATCTATTCAAAATATTGATGCACAACATTACGAAATAAAATTTGAAAGAATTACTGATGATGCAAGTCAATCTACAGTTGATGAAATGTTGTCTAAGTATGTTGAATATTTAGAAAAAGACATTATTGTAAAACCTGAATTCTGGCTTTGGACACACAAACGTTGGAAAAGAGCTGGCTTGAAATACAAAAATTAA